A stretch of Desulfobacter hydrogenophilus DNA encodes these proteins:
- a CDS encoding FeoA family protein, producing MTVINLRQMKRNQTGVITSVKAQGEMGRRIRDMGIVPGKEITIQGRAPLYDPVALRIMGFTLSLRNNEADYIQVEVE from the coding sequence ATGACCGTTATCAACCTGAGGCAAATGAAAAGAAATCAAACCGGGGTCATCACTTCGGTCAAAGCGCAAGGCGAAATGGGCCGCCGTATAAGGGATATGGGTATTGTTCCAGGAAAGGAGATCACCATCCAGGGCCGGGCTCCGCTTTATGATCCGGTGGCATTGCGGATTATGGGATTCACGTTGAGTTTAAGAAACAATGAAGCCGATTATATCCAGGTGGAGGTGGAATAA
- the feoB gene encoding ferrous iron transport protein B, producing the protein MSVVIALAGNPNAGKTTLFNELTGARQQVGNYPGVTVEKKQGICVSEAGTFEIIDLPGTYSLTAYSLEEVVARDYLVNEKPDMVVNIVDASNLERNLYLSVQFMEMGIPVCLALNMMDVAQKRGIEIDVDRLSELLGIPVVPMVARTGKGKKELLAQVAKGIDKPASPLFISYGQDIDKALDEMEEIIEENHFLTDIYPARWVGLKYFENDTQILELGATRDQETADKLMDIGEKLQRHMSATLDVHPEGMIADQRYGFINSVLKQNVIRFAYDRNRLQRSDQIDKVLTNRFLGPLIMVGVLAALYQFTFTYSALPVEWVDGIFGWISGVTDAVLPDGLLKSMIVSGIIDGVGGVMGFVPLIMFMFLGISFIEDSGYLARMAFMLDRVFRIFGLHGSSVMAFIVSGGIAGGCAVPGVMAARTLKSPRERLATLLTVPFMNCGAKLPVYALLIAAFFPKKQAMIMVLLTLISWIGALLVAKLLRTTVIRGESTPFVMELPPYRFPTLKGLWIHTWERTWQYMKKAGTVILGISILLWAMMTFPGLDDTTTAQFESRRTAITDAVTADVLKEIETVDNAAELSPEARKLKDALAGIDGQQAQTRLENSVAGRMGKALEKISYLAGFDWRTNIALVGGFAAKEVVVSTLGTAYSLGDVDPESTDSLGERLAKAPGWGPVTAFALMIFTIFYAPCFVTVVCIARETGSWKWAAFSVGFNTVLAFVLSVLTYQVGSLLVN; encoded by the coding sequence ATGAGCGTCGTCATTGCCCTTGCAGGGAATCCAAACGCGGGGAAAACAACCCTTTTCAACGAATTGACAGGTGCTCGCCAGCAGGTGGGCAACTACCCCGGGGTCACGGTTGAAAAAAAACAGGGAATCTGCGTTTCCGAAGCCGGTACCTTTGAAATCATAGACCTTCCCGGCACCTATTCCCTGACCGCCTATTCCCTGGAAGAGGTGGTGGCAAGGGACTATCTGGTCAATGAAAAACCTGACATGGTCGTTAATATTGTGGATGCCTCAAACCTGGAACGTAACCTTTACCTGTCTGTGCAGTTTATGGAAATGGGCATTCCGGTCTGCCTGGCCTTAAACATGATGGATGTGGCTCAAAAAAGAGGCATAGAAATTGATGTTGACAGATTGTCCGAGCTTTTGGGTATTCCTGTGGTGCCCATGGTGGCAAGGACAGGCAAAGGCAAAAAAGAGCTGCTGGCGCAGGTCGCAAAGGGGATTGACAAACCTGCCTCGCCTTTGTTTATTTCCTATGGCCAGGACATTGACAAAGCCCTGGATGAAATGGAAGAAATTATAGAGGAAAACCACTTTTTAACAGACATCTATCCCGCTCGCTGGGTGGGCCTTAAATATTTTGAAAACGATACTCAGATTCTTGAGCTTGGTGCCACCCGAGATCAAGAAACAGCCGACAAACTTATGGACATTGGGGAAAAACTCCAGCGCCATATGTCTGCGACCCTTGACGTCCATCCCGAAGGTATGATTGCCGATCAGCGATACGGATTTATCAACTCCGTACTCAAACAGAATGTGATCCGGTTCGCTTACGACCGTAACCGGCTCCAGCGTTCGGACCAGATCGATAAGGTGCTGACAAATCGGTTTTTAGGACCCTTGATTATGGTGGGGGTGCTGGCAGCCCTGTACCAGTTTACCTTTACCTACAGTGCCTTGCCGGTTGAATGGGTTGATGGGATTTTTGGCTGGATCAGCGGTGTGACGGATGCGGTTCTACCCGACGGCCTGCTCAAATCCATGATCGTCTCCGGAATCATTGATGGTGTGGGCGGTGTCATGGGGTTTGTGCCGTTGATTATGTTCATGTTTTTAGGCATCTCGTTTATTGAGGATTCAGGATACCTGGCCAGAATGGCCTTTATGCTGGACCGGGTATTTCGGATATTTGGGCTTCACGGCAGTTCGGTCATGGCATTTATCGTTTCCGGGGGTATTGCCGGCGGATGTGCTGTGCCCGGCGTTATGGCGGCCCGGACCCTGAAATCTCCCCGGGAACGGCTGGCCACACTTCTAACCGTGCCGTTCATGAACTGCGGTGCCAAACTGCCGGTGTATGCCCTGCTGATCGCAGCCTTTTTTCCCAAAAAACAGGCCATGATCATGGTTCTTCTTACTCTTATTTCCTGGATCGGCGCCCTTCTGGTGGCAAAATTGTTGAGAACCACAGTGATTCGGGGTGAATCCACCCCCTTTGTCATGGAACTGCCCCCTTATCGTTTTCCCACGCTTAAGGGCCTTTGGATCCACACGTGGGAAAGGACCTGGCAGTATATGAAAAAAGCCGGGACCGTCATCCTGGGTATCTCCATTCTCCTTTGGGCCATGATGACCTTTCCCGGGCTGGATGACACCACCACGGCGCAATTTGAATCCCGGCGTACAGCTATTACCGATGCAGTTACGGCAGACGTTTTAAAGGAAATTGAAACCGTCGATAACGCCGCGGAGCTTTCCCCTGAAGCCCGGAAGTTAAAGGATGCCCTGGCCGGTATTGACGGTCAGCAAGCCCAGACCAGACTGGAAAACTCTGTTGCAGGCAGAATGGGTAAAGCCCTTGAAAAAATTTCTTACCTGGCCGGATTTGACTGGCGGACCAATATCGCCCTTGTGGGTGGTTTTGCTGCCAAGGAGGTGGTGGTCTCCACATTGGGAACTGCTTATTCCCTTGGGGATGTGGACCCTGAAAGCACAGACTCCCTGGGAGAACGGCTTGCCAAAGCCCCTGGATGGGGGCCTGTAACCGCTTTTGCCCTGATGATTTTTACGATTTTTTACGCCCCCTGTTTTGTTACCGTTGTATGCATTGCCCGGGAAACCGGATCATGGAAATGGGCGGCGTTTTCAGTGGGATTTAATACCGTCCTGGCCTTTGTGTTGTCGGTGTTGACCTACCAGGTCGGTTCCCTGCTCGTTAATTAA
- a CDS encoding FeoB-associated Cys-rich membrane protein, with translation MGNILVGLIVAIALFYTIKRMINAFKGQSSCSCGCEGCTPNPEKNCCNPKEGSDTDPPVIK, from the coding sequence ATGGGAAATATTCTGGTTGGACTGATTGTGGCCATAGCTCTGTTTTATACGATAAAAAGAATGATCAATGCGTTTAAAGGACAGTCTTCGTGCAGTTGCGGATGCGAAGGGTGTACGCCCAACCCGGAGAAGAACTGCTGCAACCCCAAAGAGGGTTCGGACACTGACCCGCCGGTCATAAAATAA
- a CDS encoding class I SAM-dependent methyltransferase, with the protein MDTPGAFTAKIYDPILYFALKNIRQDIIRLIPDYDARILDLCCGTGDQLKRLADAGFSNLTGVDVSPDMLKVAGKGNKIATLLTCDVQHTGLPGANFDIIIISLAVHEKPAHVQNNMLAEAKRLLAPGGQLILVDFSLDDQAKMTSRIAATMIERLAGKTHYRHFKAYVNNGGMPPVIQEFFKIKQQIRHARGVISIWMVTGKERR; encoded by the coding sequence ATGGATACCCCAGGCGCGTTTACTGCAAAAATATACGATCCAATCCTCTATTTTGCCCTGAAAAATATCCGGCAGGATATAATCCGGCTGATCCCGGACTATGACGCACGCATCCTGGATCTGTGCTGCGGCACAGGTGATCAGCTGAAACGATTGGCCGATGCCGGTTTCAGCAATTTAACCGGTGTGGATGTATCCCCGGACATGCTCAAGGTCGCCGGAAAAGGCAACAAAATTGCCACGCTGCTGACGTGCGATGTCCAGCACACAGGACTGCCGGGTGCAAATTTTGACATCATCATTATTTCCCTTGCCGTACATGAAAAACCTGCCCATGTGCAAAATAATATGCTGGCCGAGGCCAAGCGTCTGTTGGCGCCTGGTGGGCAACTTATTCTGGTTGATTTTTCTCTGGATGATCAGGCCAAGATGACCAGCAGGATTGCTGCAACCATGATTGAACGCCTGGCCGGCAAAACCCACTATCGACATTTTAAAGCCTATGTAAACAACGGCGGTATGCCCCCTGTTATCCAAGAATTTTTTAAAATCAAGCAACAGATCCGGCACGCCCGGGGTGTCATCAGCATCTGGATGGTGACGGGAAAAGAACGGAGATGA
- a CDS encoding GIY-YIG nuclease family protein — MESWSTYLLKCSDSSLYCGVTNDLEKRLASHNQGTASKYTRSRIPVTLAAVRHKLSKSEAHKLEYMIKKTRTDKKIKTLLDWDFSNESG; from the coding sequence TTGGAAAGCTGGTCAACCTATCTATTGAAATGTTCCGATTCCTCTTTGTATTGCGGTGTCACAAATGATCTGGAAAAACGCCTGGCAAGTCACAATCAGGGTACTGCGTCAAAATATACCCGGTCCCGAATCCCGGTGACACTTGCAGCCGTTCGGCATAAGCTGTCTAAGTCCGAGGCACACAAATTAGAATATATGATTAAAAAGACCCGGACAGACAAAAAAATTAAAACGTTATTAGATTGGGATTTCAGTAATGAAAGCGGTTAA
- a CDS encoding YheU family protein: MKAVKIPYDQLSPDALVGVVEEFVTRDGTDYGECEVPLETKINQVMDQLRNGDAVLLFDAESETCNIFRANDPILKFVK; the protein is encoded by the coding sequence ATGAAAGCGGTTAAAATACCCTATGACCAATTAAGCCCTGACGCCCTTGTCGGTGTTGTTGAAGAGTTCGTCACCCGTGACGGTACCGATTACGGGGAGTGTGAAGTGCCCCTGGAGACTAAAATAAACCAGGTTATGGATCAGCTTCGAAACGGAGACGCCGTTCTTCTTTTTGATGCGGAATCGGAAACCTGTAATATCTTCAGGGCCAATGATCCTATCTTGAAATTTGTAAAGTAG
- a CDS encoding 3-hydroxybutyryl-CoA dehydrogenase codes for MEVKTFGVVGSGQMGNGIAQVAAAAGMNVIMSDIKEAFCEKGLATIAGSLDRLLKKEKITQADKDTTLARITTTTDLKDMAKADFVVEAAVERQDLKFQIFRDLDEACPGNVILASNTSSIPIGSIAAQTSRPDKVIGMHFMNPVPMMKLVEVIKGIATSKETFNVTWDLSKKFGKVPAEANDYPGFIANRILMPMINEAVFCLYQSVGTKEDIDTVMKLGMAHPMGPLTLADLIGLDTCLAIMETLYDGFKDSKYRPCPLLRRYVEAGWLGRKTGKGFYDYK; via the coding sequence ATGGAAGTAAAAACCTTTGGTGTTGTTGGTTCCGGTCAGATGGGCAACGGCATTGCCCAGGTAGCTGCTGCGGCAGGGATGAATGTAATCATGAGCGATATTAAAGAAGCGTTCTGCGAAAAAGGTCTTGCGACAATTGCAGGCTCCCTGGATCGTTTATTAAAAAAAGAAAAAATAACCCAGGCTGATAAGGATACCACCCTTGCCAGGATAACCACCACCACGGATTTGAAGGATATGGCCAAAGCTGATTTCGTGGTGGAAGCAGCCGTGGAACGCCAAGACCTGAAATTTCAAATATTCAGAGACCTGGATGAGGCCTGCCCTGGGAACGTGATCCTGGCCAGCAACACCTCATCCATACCCATCGGCAGCATCGCCGCCCAGACCTCCCGGCCGGACAAGGTAATCGGCATGCACTTCATGAACCCTGTACCCATGATGAAACTTGTGGAGGTCATCAAGGGGATTGCCACTTCCAAAGAGACCTTTAACGTGACCTGGGATCTATCTAAAAAATTCGGCAAAGTCCCGGCGGAAGCCAATGATTATCCCGGGTTCATTGCCAACCGGATCCTGATGCCTATGATCAATGAGGCTGTTTTCTGTCTCTACCAGAGCGTCGGCACCAAAGAGGACATTGATACGGTCATGAAGCTTGGTATGGCCCATCCCATGGGGCCGTTGACCCTTGCCGACCTCATTGGCCTGGACACCTGCCTTGCCATCATGGAAACCCTGTATGACGGATTCAAAGACTCAAAATACAGACCCTGCCCGCTGTTGAGAAGATACGTGGAAGCCGGCTGGTTAGGGCGCAAGACCGGCAAAGGATTTTACGATTATAAATAG
- a CDS encoding acetyl-CoA C-acetyltransferase — MNKAVIVSATRTPLGSFGGSLSGIGATTLGGLVIREAIRRADIEDAVVDECIMGMVLPCGYGQNPGKQAVVKSGLPWEVEAITINKVCGSSLKAVMLAAQAIQCGDADVVVAGGMETMSMAPYYMDKARWGHRMGPGRIDDHMVHDGLWDVVNDFHMGMSNELCSERWDVTREDQDRFAAQSYERANKAVAQGRFKDEIMPVSIPQRKGDPKIFDTDECPKETSFEFLSKMKPAFKKDGVGTAGNASIISDGASAVIVMSESKAKALGCTIMAEIGAQASYGIDMKYVLMAPIYAIPKVLKKQGISVNDVGLFEINEAFAGTSTGINKVLELDPEKVNVNGGSVSLGHPIGASGTRVLTTLLYEMAKRDVKTGLASLCLGGGEAVALVVNR; from the coding sequence ATGAATAAAGCAGTAATCGTCAGTGCCACCCGAACCCCTTTAGGCAGTTTTGGCGGTTCATTAAGCGGCATCGGGGCCACAACACTTGGGGGCCTTGTAATCAGGGAAGCAATCCGACGTGCTGATATCGAGGATGCCGTGGTGGATGAATGCATCATGGGTATGGTTCTGCCCTGCGGGTACGGCCAGAATCCGGGAAAACAGGCGGTGGTTAAGTCGGGTCTGCCCTGGGAAGTGGAAGCTATTACCATAAACAAAGTGTGCGGATCATCGCTTAAAGCCGTTATGCTGGCCGCCCAGGCCATCCAGTGCGGCGATGCTGATGTGGTGGTGGCCGGCGGCATGGAGACCATGAGCATGGCGCCCTATTATATGGACAAGGCCAGATGGGGGCATCGCATGGGGCCGGGCCGCATTGACGACCATATGGTCCATGACGGTCTGTGGGACGTTGTCAATGATTTTCACATGGGCATGTCCAATGAGCTTTGCTCCGAGCGCTGGGATGTAACGCGTGAGGACCAGGATCGATTTGCGGCCCAGTCCTATGAAAGAGCCAACAAGGCTGTGGCCCAGGGACGATTTAAAGATGAGATTATGCCCGTTTCAATCCCCCAGAGAAAGGGTGATCCCAAAATTTTTGATACGGACGAATGCCCCAAGGAGACAAGCTTTGAGTTTTTGTCCAAAATGAAGCCTGCTTTTAAAAAAGATGGCGTGGGCACCGCAGGCAATGCCTCCATCATCTCCGATGGCGCAAGCGCCGTGATCGTCATGAGCGAATCAAAAGCAAAGGCGCTGGGCTGCACGATCATGGCTGAAATTGGTGCCCAGGCATCCTATGGTATTGATATGAAATATGTGCTCATGGCACCCATTTACGCCATTCCCAAGGTGTTAAAAAAGCAGGGCATCAGCGTGAATGACGTGGGCCTTTTTGAGATCAACGAAGCCTTTGCCGGCACCTCAACCGGCATTAACAAGGTCCTGGAACTGGACCCGGAAAAAGTGAACGTGAACGGCGGTTCTGTGTCTTTGGGCCATCCCATCGGTGCCTCCGGAACAAGGGTTCTGACCACGCTATTGTATGAAATGGCCAAAAGAGATGTGAAAACCGGTCTTGCTTCGCTGTGTTTGGGTGGCGGGGAGGCGGTGGCACTGGTTGTCAATCGGTAG
- a CDS encoding TetR/AcrR family transcriptional regulator translates to MARQKAHPASGAEVPTQIKNEKLVRERRQQIIDATVNLSIEHGYHNTTTRMIAKAAGFSIGSLYEYISSKEDLLYLVCSAIHEEVQNAVEEALSGGVCEKAQLAAAIRQYFIVCDKMADHVLLMYQVTQFLPDKWKKRILETELDISNTFVTALTRLSGKNEFPYLDEKTCSLVGHNISVLGHMWAFRRWYLKKNFTIDQYISTQTDFILGLIY, encoded by the coding sequence ATGGCCCGGCAAAAGGCGCACCCTGCATCCGGTGCAGAGGTGCCAACTCAAATAAAAAATGAGAAGCTTGTCCGTGAACGACGTCAGCAGATCATTGATGCCACGGTCAATCTGTCCATCGAACATGGTTACCACAATACCACTACACGGATGATTGCCAAGGCTGCCGGCTTTTCCATCGGCTCTTTATATGAGTATATCAGCTCCAAGGAAGATCTTTTGTATCTGGTGTGCAGCGCCATCCACGAGGAGGTACAGAATGCAGTAGAAGAGGCCCTGTCCGGTGGGGTCTGCGAAAAGGCACAACTGGCTGCAGCCATTCGCCAGTATTTTATTGTGTGTGATAAAATGGCGGATCATGTTCTGCTCATGTACCAGGTCACCCAATTTCTGCCGGATAAATGGAAAAAAAGGATTTTGGAAACCGAACTGGATATTTCCAATACATTTGTTACGGCTCTGACCCGGCTGTCCGGAAAAAATGAGTTCCCCTACCTGGATGAAAAAACATGCAGTCTGGTAGGGCACAACATTTCAGTGCTCGGTCATATGTGGGCCTTTCGGCGGTGGTATCTTAAAAAAAATTTTACTATAGACCAGTACATTTCCACCCAGACAGACTTTATTTTGGGTCTTATTTACTAA
- a CDS encoding universal stress protein, whose translation MNRFNHIMACIDLSDYSSMTLGYALGLAGQADIKVTICSIVPLREVNPVYMAGMMYPCREDTKEYLEELKQHRIAQIRDLIRTHYPKFDGKTDVRIKMGYPAEEILSMIDEVDPDLVVMANKGRSNLSSFMFGSAAEFVFRHCKKALFSVRDKHIFKRMYSGNEQPEPGELQNIIAAVDFSPWTEHILARAGWIAKTTGAKLHVVHCIGTKELAWIKSHYIPENTFSEEQFLPKAKQRRRDRLEDQIKAAGIGDLPGIDITIVSGDPCEQILSATKDLRADALVLGPLGHSRSVKFVLGSTIEKIFRHSPVPVLRLSPDICI comes from the coding sequence ATGAACCGGTTCAACCACATTATGGCGTGTATTGACCTGTCAGATTACTCATCCATGACCCTGGGCTATGCCCTGGGGCTGGCCGGACAGGCAGATATCAAAGTCACCATTTGTTCCATTGTCCCGTTGCGCGAGGTTAATCCGGTGTATATGGCCGGAATGATGTACCCCTGCAGGGAGGACACCAAGGAGTACTTGGAGGAACTTAAACAACACAGGATTGCCCAGATCAGGGACCTGATCCGGACACATTATCCTAAATTCGACGGCAAAACCGATGTCCGTATCAAAATGGGATATCCTGCCGAAGAGATCCTCAGCATGATTGATGAGGTCGATCCTGACCTTGTGGTCATGGCCAACAAAGGGCGTTCCAATCTGTCCAGTTTCATGTTCGGCAGTGCAGCGGAATTTGTATTCCGTCACTGCAAAAAGGCGTTGTTCAGTGTCAGGGACAAACATATCTTTAAGCGAATGTACTCAGGCAACGAACAGCCGGAACCCGGAGAACTGCAAAACATTATAGCAGCGGTGGACTTTTCGCCCTGGACCGAACATATTCTGGCCCGGGCGGGATGGATTGCAAAAACAACAGGGGCAAAGCTTCATGTGGTCCATTGCATCGGCACCAAGGAACTTGCCTGGATTAAATCCCATTATATCCCTGAAAACACCTTTTCTGAAGAACAATTTTTACCCAAGGCCAAACAACGGCGAAGGGACCGGCTTGAGGATCAAATAAAGGCGGCAGGCATTGGGGATTTGCCAGGGATTGATATCACCATTGTTTCGGGAGACCCTTGTGAGCAGATCCTTTCTGCCACAAAAGATCTCAGGGCAGACGCCCTGGTTCTAGGCCCCTTAGGTCACAGTCGCTCGGTCAAATTTGTTTTGGGCAGCACCATTGAGAAAATTTTCCGTCACAGCCCGGTACCGGTATTACGTCTGAGCCCTGATATCTGCATTTAA
- a CDS encoding class I SAM-dependent methyltransferase, whose amino-acid sequence MTDFNPSSLADLMIKVAWKDQGYFHQEYYFAKNFNFYRDVFPGTLMKTACDALHDSNTFRVHVAEGRLVPPYSENKVFSLPLSRVDLDDKLIVVPNRFYPRQILKGVPGIFKGNFIPFRVAGINETHLTADLNHPLSLKELDLEFCLLDSRIRSRERGGASTDWLEMALDGPGIQAAVFNGFVCAMDALTFERKDPGRDVDFYSVDRLLGHLDDQAHENLVGIYQDFFGDHDAVLDLMAGWQSHLPDRTRFSKVSGLGMNPHEMDKNPCLTDFLVHDLNESPVLPYEDAAFDHAICSLSVEYLTSPVAVFKEVARVLKPGGRFIVSFSNRWFPEKSISLWENLHEFERVGLVMAYFAASGCFNDFETRSVRGYPRPFDDPHINKTHMSDPIYAVAGTVI is encoded by the coding sequence ATGACCGATTTTAACCCCAGCTCTTTGGCGGATTTGATGATTAAGGTTGCCTGGAAGGATCAGGGCTATTTTCATCAGGAATATTATTTTGCTAAAAATTTTAATTTTTACCGGGATGTTTTTCCCGGAACCTTGATGAAAACAGCGTGTGACGCATTGCACGATTCAAATACCTTCAGGGTTCATGTCGCGGAAGGCCGCCTGGTACCGCCTTATTCAGAAAATAAAGTTTTTTCTTTGCCGTTAAGCCGGGTGGACCTGGATGATAAACTCATTGTCGTTCCCAATCGCTTTTATCCACGCCAGATTTTAAAAGGGGTGCCCGGCATTTTTAAAGGAAATTTTATTCCCTTCCGGGTAGCCGGGATAAATGAGACCCATCTGACCGCGGATTTGAACCATCCTCTCAGCCTGAAAGAACTGGACCTTGAATTTTGTCTTTTAGATTCCCGTATCCGCTCCCGGGAGCGGGGCGGAGCATCTACGGACTGGCTGGAAATGGCCCTTGACGGGCCGGGGATTCAGGCCGCTGTTTTTAACGGTTTTGTCTGTGCCATGGATGCGCTGACTTTTGAGCGCAAAGACCCTGGCCGGGATGTAGATTTTTATTCGGTAGATCGGCTGCTTGGTCATCTTGACGACCAAGCTCATGAAAATTTAGTTGGAATTTATCAAGATTTTTTTGGCGATCATGATGCTGTTTTGGATCTGATGGCAGGCTGGCAGTCCCATTTGCCGGACAGGACCAGATTTTCAAAGGTATCCGGTTTAGGCATGAACCCTCATGAGATGGATAAAAACCCTTGTCTGACGGATTTTTTGGTCCATGATCTCAATGAATCTCCTGTGCTGCCATACGAAGATGCTGCGTTTGACCATGCCATTTGTTCTTTGTCCGTGGAATACCTGACCAGTCCTGTGGCTGTGTTTAAAGAAGTGGCCCGGGTTCTGAAACCAGGCGGCCGGTTTATTGTCTCTTTTTCCAATCGGTGGTTCCCGGAAAAGAGCATTTCCCTCTGGGAAAATCTTCATGAGTTTGAGCGGGTTGGACTGGTGATGGCATACTTTGCCGCATCCGGTTGTTTTAACGATTTTGAAACCCGGTCGGTCCGGGGATATCCACGGCCCTTTGACGATCCGCATATCAATAAAACCCATATGTCCGATCCGATTTATGCCGTTGCCGGGACCGTAATTTAA
- a CDS encoding hybrid sensor histidine kinase/response regulator, whose translation MSDKPSYEMLEQQIKRLETSIQGARRAELINRTLFYIASDLTTCGSLADLYASIYKRVSGLMDIPNFFIAIYHKEQKAIQYVFRRDAQSDFSPEWIYNFSVKPSLTGDVIINKAPLLLDEHQLMDLGAKGRVMGRLPKNWLGIPLMVKGEVIGVMAVKSYTNAVKYNEGHVELLSFVSDTIATAIKKKQTENELSKAKERLIRSQKLEAIATLAGGIAHDFNNTLSVTLGNINLAQMAAVSGTIRGYLDDAEQSVLQAKNLASKFVIFSSSSTVGIKNHINLTGFITVTLDQLKQEKNILSRLEVFDLPPVIEADSEALNEALKNVIINASEAMDNKYPVKITAQLYPKRKGMIVISITDQGRGIKSDHLEKIFNPYFSTKPKGGNRGTGLGLSIVWAIVKNHQGNIQIRSTLGQGTCVDIILPIFPKDTAKENLKPKAVEAKAVRPARVATRKPLVLCMDDDAMILEITEIILTQLGYEPVLAKSGEEAVEKYQACLVEGKIIGKVILDLEVKHGMGGEETMEKLLALNPGIKGIVASGYPNDAVMENYAFFGFSAALSKPFSIMALKQALENL comes from the coding sequence ATGAGCGATAAACCCAGTTACGAAATGCTTGAGCAACAGATCAAACGACTGGAAACCTCCATCCAGGGCGCCCGCCGGGCAGAATTGATCAATAGAACGCTGTTTTATATTGCCTCCGATTTGACCACCTGCGGTTCCCTTGCGGATCTGTATGCCTCCATATACAAACGGGTCTCGGGTCTTATGGATATCCCCAATTTTTTTATAGCCATTTATCATAAAGAGCAAAAAGCCATACAGTACGTATTTCGCAGGGACGCGCAGTCAGATTTTTCTCCTGAGTGGATATACAATTTTTCTGTAAAGCCTTCGTTGACCGGTGATGTAATTATAAACAAAGCGCCGTTACTTCTGGATGAACACCAGCTTATGGATCTTGGAGCCAAAGGCAGGGTTATGGGGCGACTGCCTAAAAATTGGCTGGGTATTCCGTTGATGGTCAAGGGCGAAGTGATCGGCGTGATGGCGGTAAAAAGTTATACCAATGCCGTCAAATACAATGAAGGGCATGTGGAACTGCTCAGTTTTGTTTCGGACACCATTGCCACGGCTATTAAAAAAAAGCAGACGGAGAATGAGCTCAGCAAAGCCAAAGAGCGCCTGATCCGTAGTCAGAAGCTTGAAGCCATTGCCACATTGGCAGGCGGCATTGCCCATGATTTTAATAACACCCTCTCCGTCACGCTTGGTAATATCAATCTGGCACAGATGGCAGCGGTAAGCGGGACCATCAGAGGATACCTGGATGACGCAGAACAATCGGTTCTCCAGGCAAAAAATTTGGCTTCTAAATTTGTAATTTTTTCAAGCAGCAGTACCGTGGGCATTAAAAACCACATTAACCTGACAGGATTTATTACCGTCACCCTTGATCAACTGAAACAGGAAAAAAATATTTTGTCCCGGCTTGAGGTCTTTGACCTGCCTCCTGTCATCGAAGCTGACAGCGAAGCCCTCAATGAAGCGCTGAAGAATGTTATCATCAATGCATCAGAAGCCATGGACAATAAATATCCGGTAAAGATAACAGCACAACTTTATCCCAAAAGAAAAGGTATGATTGTCATATCAATCACAGACCAGGGCAGAGGAATCAAGTCGGATCATTTAGAAAAAATTTTTAATCCCTATTTTTCCACCAAACCTAAAGGGGGGAATCGGGGAACCGGGCTCGGACTTTCCATTGTCTGGGCCATTGTGAAAAACCACCAGGGCAATATCCAGATTCGCTCCACCCTGGGGCAGGGCACTTGTGTGGATATCATTCTGCCCATTTTCCCAAAAGATACAGCCAAAGAAAACCTTAAGCCCAAAGCGGTGGAAGCCAAGGCAGTACGACCTGCCAGGGTGGCAACCCGAAAACCCCTTGTCCTGTGTATGGATGACGACGCCATGATTCTGGAAATCACGGAAATAATTCTTACCCAGCTGGGTTACGAGCCTGTCCTTGCAAAATCCGGTGAAGAGGCGGTGGAAAAATATCAGGCCTGTCTTGTGGAAGGTAAAATTATCGGCAAGGTGATCCTTGACCTTGAAGTGAAGCATGGCATGGGAGGCGAAGAGACCATGGAAAAGCTGCTGGCACTGAATCCTGGAATTAAGGGTATTGTGGCTTCTGGTTATCCCAATGATGCGGTCATGGAAAACTATGCTTTTTTCGGATTTTCTGCGGCACTATCCAAGCCCTTTTCCATCATGGCGCTGAAACAGGCTCTTGAAAATCTGTAA